The stretch of DNA gccttttagagcgcttatgtgtgaaagcgctgtaaaaggcattcatataacataataacacacggaggtcttttacagcgcttatttgaaaaaagcgctgtaaaaggcattcaaataacataataacacacggaggtcttttacagcgcttatttgaaaaaagcgctgtaaaaggcattcaaataacataataacacacggaggtcttttacagcgcttatttgaaaaaagcgctgtaaaagagccttttaaaaatttaactaaagaagccttttagagcgctttacaaaataagcgctgtaaaaggcttataaaaagcgctgtaaaagtgttacgtatatataacagttacctcttcagtttcctcttcattacgtaaccttcatctcaaccttcatttcttctcttcttttgcaaaccctatcatcccgtcctttacgaaccttatttccacgatcatctccttcatttcgaaccttatttccatccaagatcatctctcccatttcacacaatatattttcattgaaatacgtaaccctcattacgtatttcttcaaaccgtatttctgtgaaccatatttctgtgaactttctgcaaaccctcttttctttgcatttcgtctttcttcgaaccatcattattcaggtattgatgttattaaatttttgtaatcattagaatgcatgttgagcttttttaagatatactgatacatgttgagtttgtttataataatgcatgatccatgttgagcttgttgatgttatactaaagtgcatgttgaacttgttgtagttaaatggatacaaacaaagatttagaagttcaaaatgaagaagttggcacctctaagacttacgaaaaagaagtcaaacgtggtgcaactatcatgcaaagggtgattaaagcacggagcagtggcattaaatttgaggtatactatatatactctgtttgctgtgtgtttttttatctttttttagggtttagggcatgtacttactatatgagtttattaggttggctggaacgagagtggtcagccagttgaccccaacagctccatgtttgtaagctacattggggctgttgttcgtcaaaatgtcccaataacaatagacaactggagagataaggcgttgaaggatgccaaagatatcatctggaatgacattcaagtaaatattttgatctactcttttgtcatttataattttttttctgtaaaatacattacttataattgttttcattgcagaccacttttgttcttgatgaggaacgaaagtcatatgttttgagagttgctgggaaaatccatcgtggatttagatcccatctctcaaatttctatctaaaagatagagaaggaaacacaaatgctgaacctccaaagatatatcaacattatatatcaaaggatgaatggagtgcatttgtttccaaacgttctgacccggcgtttgtcgtaagtgattaatttattagcatttgtgttttattattcatattcgtagcgtattttaaatttttacacaattgctattttttttttatatagaatattagtaaggcaaatcgcgaacgggcaagcaacccaaaacacccatacaagaaatcacgtatgggatatgcacgccttgaacaaaaaattgtaagtaattaaacatcacttgtaatttgtattataaactatagtgtgtaactaatttgtattattttgtttatgattttaacgaatagagaaaagacacccaagccgatcaacccttgggtcgtcatatcttatggaaggaagcgcgtgttaacaaagaaggagtggttgataatgaaaatgtcaagaaagttgtagaactttgtgtaagtatattatcactttaatattttttaatattgtattttaaaaatgctattgaacttatctttttaatgttacatgtattttaggaaactattgaacaaagttctgaaactcaagagggcaacaaggatacgtgcagggacattcttgggaaagtgtttaatgtccctgagtattccggtcgagtgagggggaaaggatttggcgtaactcccaaaagcttttttcctcaagagaagcgccaaaaaccttccaacgaggaagtattagagaagctcagaatcttatcggagcaagtggcactcttggtgaatacgaataaagacaagcaacttccggttcagctccaacctgaaatacaaatggagagtgaaaccgggagttgcaacgtcggtttgaagagtattcccgaggtaattaattacttactacttacttgcttatgtaattacttatgtattaaacaaacttatatattaactgtacttatgttttaactattgatgtagggtgtcactacatgtgtcctatacttgtcctcgccgactcaacggaaggtgggaaaaggaatattgcacaatacttcgggagaagtattgcacaatattccgatccccgcgggccatgtcaaagtatcgcctacggttgctttcgaaccaactgcaccgttgcccataccggacaacgatggagatatgaagttcttaagcgacgctattggcagttacgtggcatggcccacacaccttgttgccctcgaaaaaaagattcccaaggacaaatcagttacatctcccgaaaaggtttgtcacatttattgcctaaggttttttattttttcagattcaataaactaacattttacctcatttttgtaggtccaaataaataaaccacccctacagccaaaaaaaggcagcagacctcaaaaattggaggttaatagggctgccaaactacaaaggctggagggtaataaagctgcaaaacttgcagcaacaaaaaatctggatcggggaaaatcggtcgctgctgctgctgctcctaataaaagtcagccacgccttggtaaatacggggcgtgtcttgacatccaaataaaaaggaacatgggcagcagcaacgattcgcccattgtacaaatgaatcaagacatctttggagatgagtatattgaatacctcgaaaaggagcaaatgtacgatcttctcgaacataaggagctgagtgttactgtaatcagcttgtacataaggtaaaaaatacttttaattgcatttatttgtaattaattaaatgtattggtaattaatctagtttaaaattttcattgaaggtttttgtacgagaaggtcgtgtgcacgaggaaactgtcaaataaatactcattcttgtctccgcataagatgtcgatgttcaaactcgatccagacaatgtaaaacactacattgtagatatgtttttaagaaataaagaaagtgataaattgttcttggcaccatataattcagggtacgtaattttatcttttttaattgatgagaatttaatttattagttgtctataaacaaaattgcttaaccaattttttgttgttgtagggcacattgggtgctatttgcaatcaatgcggtctctgaagtgatatactatttggatcccgtgcacggcgattacaccaatcaccccggaataaagaatatgctcgacacgtaagtaatattcatttatttcttacatatatatatttatatatatatatatataaatatatatatgtaagaaataaatgaatattacttacgtgtcgagcatattctttattccggggtgattggtgtaatcgccgtgcacgggatccaaatagtatatcacttcagagaccgcattgattgcaaatagcacccaatgtgccctacaacaacaaaaaattggttaagcaattttgtttatagacaactaataaattaaattctcatcaattaaaaaagataaaattacgtaccctgaattatatggtgccaagaacaatttatcactttctttatttcttaaaaacatatctacaatgtagtgttttacattgtctggatcgagtttgaacatcgacatcttatgcggagacaagaatgagtatttatttgacagtttcctcgtgcacacgaccttctcgtacaaaaaccttcaatgaaaattttaaactagattaattaccaatacatttaattaattacaaataaatgcaattaaaagtattttttaccttatgtacaagctgattacagtaacactcagctccttatgttcgagaagatcgtacatttgctccttttcgaggtactcaatatactcatctccaaagatgtcttgattcatttgtacaatgggcgaatcgttgctgctgcccatgttcctttttatttggatgtcaagacacgccccgtatttaccaaggcgtggctgacttttattaggagcagcagcagcagcgaccgattttccccgatccagattttttgttgctgcaagttttgcagctttattaccctccagcctttgtagtttggcagccctattaacctccaatttttgaggtctgctgcctttttttggctgtaggggtggtttatttatttggacctacaaaaatgaggtaaaatgttagtttattgaatctgaaaaaataaaaaaccttaggcaataaatgtgacaaaccttttcgggagatgtaactgatttgtccttgggaatctttttttcgagggcaacaaggtgtgtgggccatgccacgtaactgccaatagcgtcgcttaagaacttcatatctccatcgttgtccggtatgggcaacggtgcagttggttcgaaagcaggcatattacagcgcttcttcgagaaagcgctgtaatatgtacacccatatatgaaattatgggtgggtattttacagcgcttttttgagaaagcgctgtaatatgcacacccatatatgaaattatgggtgggcatattacagcgctttttcgagaaagcgatgtaatatgcacacccatatatgaaattatgggtgggcatattacagcgctttgtcgagaaagcgctgtaatatgtacacccatatatgaaattatgggtgggcatattacagcgtttttttgagaaagcgctgtaatatgcacacccgtAACTCATAtgatggggtgcatattacagcgctttttgtgaagaagcactgtaaaatgtgcataacaagcgcgcgttgtatttacatgttttatagcgcttttttaaaagcgttgttgtatcatttacagcgctcgtttccacagcgcttatttttttgaaaaagcgctgtaaatggcttaaaaaaagcgctgtaatatgcgttttttcgcgtagtggcGGTTATATTATCATCCCTATATATAACTCTTTAGTGTGCTAATCTATACTATTGGACTATTTCTTTGAGAACAAAATGCGATGTATTTATGGATATTGacttaaaaaattgttttgagcaatttattttttttattacaatttttagGGAAATTGTGAAAGTAAAAGTTATAACATTACAAAAACAACAAGTCTAACAActataatatcaattttaagaTAAGTTATGTTGACAttattagagagagagagagagaggaattTGAGGATGGAAACTATTtcaagtaaataaattaataaagttaGATGAGAATAAAACACCGATtcagaaaaacaaacaaaaataattataatcaaatGGTGAAATCTCAAccatttgatattttttgtcaTCTTACAACATTGTGTTCCTAAATTTTACCCTCTAAAAAAACCACattttcaaccaaaaaaaaattgatttcattaagattggttgaaaacatCATCTAAAATCAAAGGTGAAGTAAGGTGTAAAATTCctaaaatgattttgtttttgttgttttcttcATAAGTACAAAtgcataatttaattaatttattttctagcATGGCCTACCAATTTGGCAATTTAGTGCCCCAGCATATCTTGTTAATCTATTAGCTTGTGTTCCTGGTCTTGGTTTCATTAGGTAACCTTTTTTGAATGGAAGATTCTTAATTGGTGCTCCTGACTCAATAAATGTTGCACCATTCATAAACAAATCATTTTCTGATCTCCATTGCCATTTTGACCAAACATCTTGTGATGCATAATCTCTATGTGTTATTGTCTTTGCAGCATTGTTGTTTGGTGCAATGAAACGATTTCCTTGACTAAGAATTGTTGGTCCTGAACTACCACCAATTGCATACATTAACCAATGTGTGTAATCATTGTTCAAAACATGAAAAAATCCCCATCTACATCTTGGCATTCTTTGAATCAATCCTTGTCCAAAATGGTTGAATGCAACTGTTATTTGCATTATCTTGTCATCTGAGTATGAATCACTAGCTCCAAACAACATCACCTACAAAAAATTACGAAAATTagagattaaataaataactgtCTGGCGTCTAATAATCGATGTgaaaattatgaagaaaaaaaattaatttttaaattatactcaCATCATTATGTTTGGTCATGTGACAATTTGAGATAGTGATAGCAGTAGAGCCTTGAATAACATCGATAAGACCATCTTCAGATTCAGATAAGGAAATATGATCAATCCAGATGTTTGATGAACCAAAGACAGAGAGAGCATCACCGTCACTTCTTGTTCTTAGTCCAACATGATTATAAGAGTCTCGAATCATACCACCAGATCTAGCCTTGATGTTTCTTATGTGAAGACCATGAATAATGACATTGTTGACAAATTGCATAGTAATGCCAGCACCATCCCTAATATGAACATTGGCACCACGACCATCAATGGTCTTGTCGGATGAAACTAACAACTCTTGATTTAATCTAATGATCATGCTACGTGCAAATATAATCCAAAGTGGTCCTTTTTGAACAGCACCATATCTAAGGGTACCAAATTTTGGGGTAACCAAATCATTGTCGGATTCATCAGTAACAACATAGAATTTTCCACCAAGTCCACCTACTGCCTTTCTACCAAAACCTTTTCCACATTGGGCCAATTGTTGACGGTTTTGGGCCCAATCCTTTTTACACCTCCAACAATTGTCAATTGGATTACTGGACATGCAGGCTGATGATCCACCATGCTTTTGCCTTTGCCTTAGTTCCCTCCTTGTACTGTTTGAATAAGCTTCTTCCATTGCCCTACACACaattcaatccatttttttgtGAGATTAATCATTGCTCCAAATTCACTAAATTCATAAAGTACTTCAATTTTTgcgatatttttataaaaaacgaATCAACCAAACCATAAAAAACTTGTTTTGTCGTTACTAATCTTGtcaaatcatttaattattatgatcTACCTGGACATGTTGAGAGAGTGTTGAGGATCTGAATAACTAGCATGACTAgttatactaaaaaaataatattaaacttTTTCTTTGTTCTTACACGCCCATTTATACCACGTTATTAAAACATTGAACAGTATTCAAATCAAGGTAGACGAATATCATTTTTATGAGATTTTTATGAGTGTGTGTGGGTAGGGAAGGGGTGAGTGTGTGAATTAGGATTGAAgagtgaataaataaatataatatagttGATCATAACAATAACAAGATAAGAGTTATGGAAGGTACATATTGACATGTAGATTGAGCTCAGTTGTAATATTTTCAGGATTTGGCACATATGACTTAAGAGCAATTTGGCGGGCCAAATCGGCTTGTTCTTTGAGATAATCATCAAACTCAGCAATACCAGCCTCAAGGCATGGAATAGTAATGGCCAAAATCAAGACGATAAAGgtaatctttcttgtaattcctGCCATTATTATTCCAATGCctgaattatatattaattttattgatggTTTTGCATATGTTTCTATGACTTTTTAAGTTTTCTTGGTTTATAAGGCAAGGAAGACTAAGGTCTTGGAATTTGTAGAGAAATTAATGCTACAAGACCTTAGCTTACCAATGCCGATTTAAACCAAGAAAACTTTATTGTGTTGATGTCATATTGCTTAGGAGTTTGAGTTATGAAAAAACATATGCACACACTTTAAATAATGGTAAAAAACTTTAAAGAGTGAATGTTGTTTAGTTCTATATTTAGAAGCGAATACAGAGAAAGAGTCGTTCTATTTTCTAGACTACTCTTGGTCCATTCATAATTGCTTAAGAAAAGGACatcatacaaataaaattagCTTGAAAAagcaatgttataaatttgtccACTTGGCCCAAGATTTTCTAAAACTATTAACTAATGATGAATATTTTCATTGGTCAATGACAATTGGTCAAATTTGCCAAATTTGGCCATATGTACCTTTAGCATTATAAGGatagtattttttataagaaaatatgtATTAATTAGAGTACAAGGATATAGttgtactttttttaataataataatatgtttttttatttgctTCAAGGCATTTGGGATAACGCTTTCAAAGTGTTGATGTACTTGTAATATGACGATTTAGTTATTGATACATCATACATTGCTCTTTACACCCAACAATTAATGTATATCGTGGTGGCTCAATACATATGGACATTTAACacgatatttttttaaaacccaTAATAGTGATAAAAGAACtttttgtaaaatgattaaatattggttaaaatgttattttcagatattttagaatatcaaatgtttattaaattaatataatcaattttgtttaaaatttatgcTCAATTGATTATAAACtcaattgtttatttttctcgagacaattttaattttatattatattttattaatcttagtttaaaaatagttaaatatgaaactattttattaagtaaaatatttatttttgtgaaattttaaagtaattgtCTTAGTAACTTTGCCTCTGAGCCAACCctgatgtatatatatattaccaaTCATATATCAATTTGATCTAATGAACATGGTAAAAGTACTTATATGCACATCTTCTTTCATGTGCTTAAGGATGCAGGGGTGATAGTACTTGTCAATATTGTTTGTAATTAACAATATAATGTAATGATGTATTATTGTGTGTTTGATTAagcaaaataatttatagtgTGGTTTATATTCTTTTTGCTTTGTTTTTAATCACTACGTAAACTCTTTGTATTATGCATCCAAGGTACGTCTTGAGCTAtggataatttttttcatatatatatatatatatatatatatatatataggataGTGAAAACTGATAGATATTATGAGAAATGAggactattaataataataattgaatttaattaatgcaTAAGATTAAATTACTAACTAAAGATGTTATGTGATGGTATTCCCATTCAATAACTCTTAGATACTATATGTTATAACATCTCTAAATTtactttctttctatttttgtaataattcgAATTAAAAACGCTTTAATGttgtatcaaaaa from Cicer arietinum cultivar CDC Frontier isolate Library 1 chromosome 3, Cicar.CDCFrontier_v2.0, whole genome shotgun sequence encodes:
- the LOC101493043 gene encoding pectate lyase-like; the encoded protein is MAGITRKITFIVLILAITIPCLEAGIAEFDDYLKEQADLARQIALKSYVPNPENITTELNLHVNMAMEEAYSNSTRRELRQRQKHGGSSACMSSNPIDNCWRCKKDWAQNRQQLAQCGKGFGRKAVGGLGGKFYVVTDESDNDLVTPKFGTLRYGAVQKGPLWIIFARSMIIRLNQELLVSSDKTIDGRGANVHIRDGAGITMQFVNNVIIHGLHIRNIKARSGGMIRDSYNHVGLRTRSDGDALSVFGSSNIWIDHISLSESEDGLIDVIQGSTAITISNCHMTKHNDVMLFGASDSYSDDKIMQITVAFNHFGQGLIQRMPRCRWGFFHVLNNDYTHWLMYAIGGSSGPTILSQGNRFIAPNNNAAKTITHRDYASQDVWSKWQWRSENDLFMNGATFIESGAPIKNLPFKKGYLMKPRPGTQANRLTRYAGALNCQIGRPC